One window of Solwaraspora sp. WMMA2056 genomic DNA carries:
- a CDS encoding GAF domain-containing sensor histidine kinase: MLDRVGEVVTSRERLRALLDAVVGIGSDLDLHSTLRRIVEAACGLAGARYGALGVIGPDRQLVDFITHGIDPAAHAAIGDLPHGRGVLGLLIDDPAPVRMPDITTHPRSYGFPAHHPPMHSFLGVPLRIRDQVFGNLYLAEKQGAAEFTDDDEEIVVALAAAAGVAIENARLYELASRRERWLAATAEITGVLLGTVRRTDALTLVARRAREVAEAELVLVLVNDDEIGQFIVEVVDSAQGVVPGLVGATLPAGETSFADAVASGEHRMVESLAKAAPWPVPVTAGPAVVSPLTVADTMHGVLVVAHRADADVPADGELPLLASFAGQAALAMERARAQEERELLVVLEDRERIARDLHDVVIQRLFATGLQLQSAMPLTGRPEIGQRINAAVDDLDSTIRDIRRAIFELRTPMSATLRTELREAVDLAADGLGFRPALELSGPVDSAVPDPVRPDLLAVLREALSNVVRHARASRVLVQVRVLDGHVELTVADDGVGVDPAAARGGLVNMRQRAEQHGGTFTIATADPRGTLLTWTVPLRD, from the coding sequence ATGCTCGACCGGGTCGGCGAGGTCGTCACCAGCCGGGAACGGCTGCGGGCGTTGCTCGACGCGGTCGTCGGCATCGGCAGCGACCTCGACCTGCACAGCACGCTGCGGCGCATCGTCGAGGCGGCGTGCGGGCTGGCCGGTGCCCGCTACGGCGCGCTCGGGGTGATCGGACCGGACCGCCAACTGGTCGACTTCATCACCCACGGCATAGACCCGGCCGCCCACGCCGCGATCGGCGACCTGCCGCACGGCCGAGGCGTGCTCGGCCTGCTCATCGACGACCCGGCACCGGTGCGGATGCCGGACATCACCACCCATCCCCGGTCGTACGGCTTCCCGGCGCACCACCCACCGATGCACAGCTTCCTCGGCGTCCCGCTGCGCATCCGCGACCAGGTCTTCGGCAACCTGTACCTGGCGGAGAAGCAGGGGGCGGCCGAGTTCACCGACGACGACGAGGAGATCGTGGTGGCGTTGGCTGCCGCGGCCGGCGTCGCCATCGAGAACGCCCGGCTCTACGAGCTGGCCAGCCGCCGGGAACGCTGGCTGGCGGCCACCGCCGAGATCACCGGCGTGCTGCTCGGCACGGTACGCCGTACCGACGCGCTCACCCTGGTGGCGCGGCGGGCCCGGGAGGTCGCCGAGGCGGAACTGGTACTGGTGCTGGTGAACGACGACGAGATCGGCCAGTTCATCGTGGAGGTCGTCGACTCCGCGCAGGGGGTGGTCCCGGGTCTGGTCGGCGCGACGCTGCCGGCCGGTGAGACGAGCTTCGCCGACGCGGTGGCCAGCGGTGAGCACCGGATGGTGGAGAGCCTGGCGAAGGCCGCGCCGTGGCCGGTGCCGGTCACCGCCGGCCCCGCCGTGGTGTCGCCGTTGACGGTGGCGGACACGATGCACGGCGTGCTGGTGGTGGCGCACCGCGCCGACGCCGACGTGCCGGCCGACGGCGAGCTGCCGCTGCTGGCCAGCTTTGCCGGGCAGGCGGCGTTGGCCATGGAGCGGGCCCGCGCCCAGGAGGAACGTGAGCTGCTGGTGGTGCTGGAGGACCGCGAGCGGATCGCCCGTGACCTGCACGACGTGGTGATCCAGCGGCTGTTCGCCACCGGGCTGCAGCTGCAGAGCGCGATGCCGTTGACCGGCCGGCCGGAGATCGGGCAACGGATCAACGCGGCGGTCGACGACCTGGACTCCACGATCCGCGACATCCGCCGGGCCATCTTCGAGCTGCGTACGCCGATGAGCGCCACACTGCGGACCGAGCTGCGGGAGGCGGTCGACCTGGCCGCCGACGGCCTCGGGTTCCGGCCCGCCCTGGAGTTGTCCGGCCCGGTGGACAGCGCTGTGCCGGATCCGGTCCGTCCGGACCTGTTGGCGGTGCTGCGGGAGGCGCTGTCGAACGTGGTGCGCCACGCCCGGGCCAGCCGGGTCCTGGTGCAGGTACGGGTCCTCGACGGCCACGTCGAACTGACGGTGGCCGACGACGGCGTCGGGGTCGACCCGGCGGCCGCCCGGGGCGGGCTGGTGAACATGCGTCAGCGCGCCGAGCAGCACGGTGGGACGTTCACCATCGCCACGGCGGACCCCCGGGGCACGCTCCTGACCTGGACGGTCCCGCTGCGGGACTGA
- a CDS encoding response regulator transcription factor, which yields MIRVFLLDDHEVVRRGLADLLQSSGDIEVIGESGSAQEASRRIPALRPDVAILDARLPDGNGIDVCRDIRAVDSSINGLILTSYEDDEALFAAIMAGAAGYVLKQIRGTDLVDAVRRVAAGQSLLDPAVTRRVLERIRSGVEEPHELKSLTEQERRILEYVAEGLTNREIAGKMFLAEKTVKNYVSSLLAKLGLERRTQAAVLATRLLGPRH from the coding sequence ATGATCCGCGTGTTTCTGCTCGACGACCACGAAGTGGTCCGCCGTGGCCTCGCCGACCTGCTGCAGAGCAGCGGTGACATCGAAGTGATCGGCGAGTCCGGCTCCGCCCAGGAAGCGAGTCGGCGGATCCCGGCGTTGCGTCCCGACGTGGCGATCCTCGACGCCCGGCTACCTGACGGCAACGGCATCGACGTCTGCCGCGACATCCGGGCCGTCGACTCCTCGATCAACGGGCTCATCCTCACCTCGTACGAGGACGACGAGGCACTGTTCGCCGCGATCATGGCCGGTGCCGCCGGCTACGTGCTCAAGCAGATCCGCGGCACCGACCTGGTCGACGCGGTGCGGCGGGTCGCCGCCGGCCAGTCGCTGCTCGACCCGGCGGTCACCCGCCGGGTGCTGGAGCGGATCCGCAGCGGCGTCGAGGAGCCGCACGAGCTGAAGTCCCTCACCGAGCAGGAACGTCGGATCCTGGAGTACGTCGCCGAAGGGCTGACCAACCGGGAGATCGCCGGCAAGATGTTCCTGGCCGAGAAGACCGTCAAGAACTACGTCTCCAGCCTGCTGGCCAAGCTCGGCCTGGAGCGGCGGACCCAGGCGGCGGTCCTCGCCACCCGGCTGCTCGGCCCCCGGCACTGA